A single Tenacibaculum sp. 190524A02b DNA region contains:
- the rpsJ gene encoding 30S ribosomal protein S10 gives MSQKIRIKLKSYDYNLVDKSAEKIVKTVKSTGAVVNGPIPLPTHKKIFTVLRSPHVNKKSREQFQLSAYKRLLDIYSSSSKTIDALMKLELPSGVEVEIKV, from the coding sequence ATGAGTCAAAAAATTAGAATAAAATTAAAATCTTACGATTACAATTTAGTAGACAAATCTGCTGAAAAAATCGTAAAGACAGTAAAAAGTACTGGAGCGGTTGTTAACGGACCAATTCCATTACCAACTCATAAAAAGATTTTTACAGTATTACGTTCACCACACGTAAACAAAAAATCAAGAGAGCAATTTCAATTATCAGCTTACAAGCGTTTATTAGACATTTATAGTTCTTCTTCAAAGACTATTGATGCTTTAATGAAACTTGAATTACCAAGCGGTGTTGAAGTAGAGATTAAAGTGTAA
- the rpsG gene encoding 30S ribosomal protein S7: MRKRRAKKRVLLPDPRFNDQLVTRFVNNLMWDGKKSVAFKVFYDAIDIVNEKKTDEEKSALEIWKDGLSNVMPHVEVRSRRVGGATFQIPMQIRPDRKVSMAIKWMISYARKRNEKTMAQRLASEILAAAKEEGAAVKKRVDTHKMAEANKAFSHFRF, translated from the coding sequence ATGAGGAAAAGAAGAGCTAAAAAAAGAGTTTTGTTACCGGATCCAAGATTTAATGATCAATTAGTAACTCGTTTTGTGAATAACTTAATGTGGGACGGTAAAAAATCTGTAGCATTCAAAGTATTTTACGATGCAATTGATATCGTAAACGAAAAAAAGACTGACGAAGAAAAGTCGGCTTTAGAAATATGGAAAGACGGATTGTCAAATGTAATGCCGCACGTAGAAGTACGTTCTCGTCGTGTTGGTGGAGCAACTTTCCAAATCCCAATGCAAATTCGCCCAGACCGTAAGGTTTCTATGGCAATTAAGTGGATGATTTCGTATGCGCGTAAGCGTAACGAAAAAACAATGGCACAACGTTTAGCTTCTGAAATTTTAGCAGCTGCTAAAGAAGAAGGTGCTGCTGTTAAAAAGAGAGTAGATACTCACAAAATGGCTGAAGCAAACAAAGCATTCTCACACTTTAGATTTTAA
- the rplD gene encoding 50S ribosomal protein L4: MKVAVLDITGKDTGRKVELSSEVFGIEPNDHAIYLDVKQYLANQRQGTHKAKERAEITGSTRKIKKQKGTGTARAGSIKSPVFRGGGRIFGPRPRSYSFKLNKNLKRLARKSALSIQAKDNNLVVVEDFNFEAPKTKEFINVLKALELDTKKSLFVLGNESKNVYLSSRNLKKSKVVGASGINTYNVLNANKIVIAESSLEGIESNLSK, encoded by the coding sequence ATGAAAGTAGCAGTATTAGATATTACAGGAAAAGATACTGGTAGAAAAGTTGAACTTTCTAGCGAAGTATTCGGTATTGAGCCAAATGATCATGCAATCTATTTAGATGTAAAGCAATATTTGGCTAATCAAAGACAAGGAACTCACAAAGCTAAAGAAAGAGCTGAAATAACTGGTAGTACAAGAAAGATTAAAAAGCAAAAAGGTACAGGTACTGCACGTGCTGGAAGTATCAAGTCTCCAGTTTTTAGAGGTGGTGGACGTATCTTCGGTCCAAGACCAAGAAGTTATTCTTTCAAATTAAACAAAAACTTAAAGCGCTTAGCTCGTAAGTCAGCTTTGAGTATTCAAGCAAAAGATAATAATTTAGTAGTTGTTGAAGATTTCAATTTTGAAGCTCCAAAAACTAAAGAATTTATTAATGTATTAAAAGCTTTAGAATTAGATACAAAGAAGTCATTATTTGTTTTAGGTAATGAAAGTAAAAATGTTTACTTATCTTCTCGTAACTTAAAAAAATCTAAAGTAGTAGGTGCTTCAGGAATAAACACATACAATGTGTTAAATGCAAATAAAATTGTAATAGCTGAAAGCTCTTTAGAAGGAATTGAATCTAATTTAAGTAAATAG
- a CDS encoding BamA/TamA family outer membrane protein: MRELIKILLFFFYFTIISKTALSQNLNLRITSKDSIENIFLKKINFKKRHSSENNLKNELEIVLKQLNHNGFFYPDYKLTKTDSVFSYSFKLNQRIKHVTIYTLNNKKTTFPINQLNSFLKSETEKLDASGNSFSELKLQNINLKKDSLFAYLKITDSKKRFIDRIIIKGYKNFPKSYTKHYLKLDNNTLVSKPKLSILKNKIDKLDFVTSLKKPEILFSKDSTLLYLYLKKKNKNFFDGIINFNSEENSKKIQFNGYINLQLQNLLNTGETLKLNWNSTQNQNTSFSLTTNIPYIFNSPISLKTSFEIFKQDSSFLNTKFKNQFKYNLNTNSNICLTYTQNESNNTLTNQTNINLYSYNSYFVGLGYEYSTPNNQTPIVSPDVFFFKTHSQFGQRTSNKLTTNQLKTSINISYLLTFSQKNHIHLKNESAYLNSKNLLINELFRIGGTNSIRGFRDQSIFTSKYSFANIDYLYSITPTNIIYGFIDYGISNNDQQTSIGLGYKQLIKNTLINIEYSIGKRKLTNFNFNNSFLSIRILNYF; this comes from the coding sequence TTGAGAGAACTTATTAAAATATTACTTTTCTTTTTTTACTTTACAATCATCTCAAAAACCGCATTATCTCAGAATCTTAATCTAAGAATTACATCTAAAGATAGTATTGAAAACATTTTTCTAAAAAAAATCAACTTTAAAAAAAGGCATTCATCGGAAAACAATCTAAAAAATGAATTAGAAATAGTTTTAAAACAACTTAATCATAATGGTTTTTTTTACCCTGACTATAAGTTAACAAAAACAGATTCTGTTTTCTCCTACTCTTTTAAACTTAATCAAAGAATAAAACACGTAACAATATATACACTCAATAATAAAAAAACAACCTTTCCAATTAACCAACTTAACTCTTTTTTAAAATCTGAAACCGAAAAACTAGACGCTAGTGGAAATTCTTTTTCTGAATTAAAGCTCCAAAATATTAATCTAAAAAAAGATAGTTTATTTGCTTATTTAAAAATCACAGACTCTAAAAAACGTTTTATAGATAGAATTATAATTAAAGGGTACAAAAACTTCCCTAAATCTTACACAAAACACTATCTAAAACTAGACAACAACACCTTAGTATCTAAACCCAAACTCAGTATACTTAAAAACAAAATAGATAAACTGGACTTTGTCACTTCTTTAAAAAAGCCAGAAATCTTATTCAGTAAAGATTCTACACTATTATATTTGTACCTTAAAAAAAAGAACAAGAATTTTTTTGATGGTATCATAAATTTCAATTCTGAAGAAAACAGTAAAAAAATCCAGTTTAATGGCTATATTAATCTACAATTACAAAACCTTTTAAACACTGGCGAAACCTTAAAGTTAAACTGGAACTCAACCCAAAACCAAAACACCTCTTTTTCCTTAACAACCAATATACCGTATATTTTCAATTCCCCAATCAGTCTAAAAACTTCATTTGAAATCTTCAAACAAGACTCTAGTTTTCTAAACACAAAATTTAAAAATCAATTTAAATACAACTTAAATACAAACTCAAACATCTGTTTAACATACACTCAAAATGAATCAAACAACACCTTAACTAACCAAACAAATATCAACCTTTATTCCTATAATAGTTATTTTGTTGGTTTAGGTTATGAATATTCAACCCCTAACAATCAAACCCCAATTGTCTCTCCTGATGTTTTTTTCTTTAAAACACATTCACAGTTTGGCCAACGCACCTCTAACAAACTAACTACAAACCAATTAAAAACAAGCATAAACATTAGTTATTTATTAACATTTTCACAAAAAAATCATATACATCTAAAAAACGAATCTGCATATTTAAACTCAAAAAACCTGCTCATTAACGAGTTATTTAGAATTGGAGGAACTAATTCTATTAGAGGCTTTAGAGACCAAAGTATATTTACTTCAAAATATTCATTTGCAAACATCGATTACCTATACTCAATAACCCCTACAAACATTATCTATGGATTTATTGACTATGGAATCTCCAACAACGACCAACAAACCTCTATAGGACTAGGATACAAGCAATTGATTAAAAACACATTAATCAACATAGAGTATTCAATTGGAAAGAGAAAATTAACAAATTTTAATTTTAACAACTCTTTTTTATCTATTAGAATACTTAACTATTTTTAA
- the rplC gene encoding 50S ribosomal protein L3: MSGLIGRKVGMTSLFDENGKNIPCTVIEAGPCVVTQVRTEEVDGYNALQLGFDDKKEKSSNKALDGHFKKAGTSAKKRVVEFQGFDEEYKLGDALTVEIFTEGEFVDVSGTSKGKGFQGVVKRHGFAGVGQATHGQHNRLRAPGSIGAASYPARVFKGMRMAGRMGGDKVKVQNLRVLKVVPEKNLLVVKGAVPGHKNSYVTIEK; encoded by the coding sequence ATGTCTGGGTTAATAGGAAGAAAAGTAGGAATGACCAGCTTATTCGATGAAAATGGAAAGAATATTCCATGTACAGTTATCGAAGCAGGTCCTTGCGTAGTTACCCAAGTCAGAACCGAAGAGGTTGATGGCTATAACGCTTTACAACTTGGTTTCGATGACAAAAAAGAAAAAAGCTCTAATAAAGCTTTAGATGGTCACTTTAAAAAAGCTGGTACATCTGCAAAGAAAAGAGTTGTTGAATTTCAAGGTTTTGATGAAGAGTATAAATTAGGAGATGCTCTTACTGTTGAAATTTTTACTGAAGGAGAATTCGTAGATGTTTCTGGGACTTCTAAAGGTAAAGGTTTTCAAGGGGTTGTTAAACGTCATGGATTTGCTGGAGTTGGACAAGCAACTCACGGTCAGCATAACCGTTTAAGAGCGCCAGGGTCTATTGGTGCAGCTTCTTATCCTGCAAGAGTATTCAAAGGAATGCGTATGGCAGGACGTATGGGAGGTGACAAAGTTAAAGTTCAAAATTTAAGAGTGTTAAAAGTAGTTCCAGAAAAGAATCTTTTAGTTGTTAAAGGAGCAGTTCCAGGGCATAAAAACTCTTATGTAACTATCGAGAAATAA
- the rpsL gene encoding 30S ribosomal protein S12, translating to MPTIQQLVRKGRAKITKKSKSAALTGCPQRRGVCTRVYTTTPKKPNSAMRKVARVRLTNGNEINAYIPGEGHNLQEHSIVLVRGGRVKDLPGVKYHIVRGALDTAGVEGRTQRRSKYGAKRPKDKK from the coding sequence ATGCCAACTATTCAACAATTAGTTCGTAAAGGAAGAGCCAAAATAACTAAGAAGAGTAAATCGGCTGCTTTAACGGGATGTCCTCAGAGACGTGGAGTTTGTACGCGTGTATACACAACAACACCAAAGAAACCTAATTCAGCAATGCGTAAAGTAGCGCGTGTTAGGTTAACAAATGGTAATGAGATTAACGCGTATATTCCAGGTGAGGGGCACAACCTACAAGAGCACTCGATAGTATTAGTTAGAGGTGGAAGGGTAAAAGATTTACCAGGTGTTAAATATCACATTGTTCGTGGTGCTTTAGATACTGCAGGTGTTGAGGGAAGAACTCAACGTAGATCTAAATACGGAGCAAAACGCCCAAAAGACAAAAAGTAA
- the fusA gene encoding elongation factor G, whose product MGRDLKFTRNIGIAAHIDAGKTTTTERILYYTGVSHKIGEVHDGAATMDWMEQEQERGITITSAATTCEWKFPTENGQPTNETKGYHFNIIDTPGHVDFTVEVNRSLRVLDGLVFLFSAVDGVEPQSETNWRLADNYKVPRIGFVNKMDRQGSNFMAVCQQVKDMLGSNAVPIVMNIGDEADFKGIVDLVKNRAIVWHDETQGSTFDIIDIPEDLKEEAAELRGKLIEEVAAYDENLLEKFMEDENSITEEEVHAALRAAVMDMSIIPMICGSAFKNKGVQFLLDAVCRYLPSPVDKDAIVGTDPNTGDEVSRKPDAKEPFSALAFKIATDPFVGRLAFFRAYSGRLDAGSYVLNNRSGKKERISRIYQMHSNKQNAIEYIEAGDIGAAVGFKSIKTGDTLSDEKNPIVLESMDFPDPVIGIAVEPKTKADVDKLGIALGKLAEEDPTFTVRTDEASGQTIISGMGELHLDIIVDRLKREFKVEVNEGQPQVEYKEAITAAAEHREVYKKQSGGRGKFADIVFTMEPADEGVQGLQFESVIKGGNVPKEFVPSVEKGFKEAMKNGPLAGYEMDSMKITLRDGSFHPVDSDQLSFELAAKMGYKAAAKAAKAKIMEPLMKLEVLTPEENMGDIVGDLNRRRGQVSDMSDRAGSKVVKALVPLSEMFGYVTALRTMSSGRATSTMEFSHYAETPSNVSEEVIANAKG is encoded by the coding sequence ATGGGTAGAGATTTAAAATTTACAAGAAATATTGGTATTGCAGCGCATATTGATGCGGGTAAAACTACAACAACTGAGCGTATATTATACTATACAGGTGTAAGTCATAAAATTGGTGAGGTACATGATGGTGCCGCTACAATGGACTGGATGGAGCAAGAGCAAGAAAGAGGTATTACAATTACTTCTGCAGCTACCACTTGTGAGTGGAAGTTCCCAACAGAAAATGGACAGCCAACTAATGAAACTAAAGGATATCATTTTAATATTATTGATACTCCAGGTCACGTTGATTTTACTGTGGAGGTAAACCGTTCTTTAAGAGTTCTTGATGGTTTAGTATTCTTATTTAGTGCAGTTGATGGTGTTGAACCTCAATCTGAAACTAACTGGAGATTAGCTGATAACTATAAAGTACCTCGTATTGGTTTTGTAAATAAAATGGATCGTCAAGGGTCTAATTTTATGGCTGTATGTCAACAAGTAAAAGATATGTTAGGGTCTAATGCAGTACCAATTGTAATGAATATTGGTGATGAGGCAGATTTTAAAGGTATCGTTGATTTAGTGAAGAACCGTGCTATTGTATGGCATGATGAAACACAAGGGTCTACTTTTGATATTATCGATATCCCAGAAGATTTAAAAGAAGAAGCTGCTGAATTACGTGGTAAACTTATTGAAGAAGTTGCTGCTTATGATGAGAATCTTTTAGAGAAATTTATGGAAGATGAGAATTCTATTACAGAAGAAGAAGTACACGCTGCTCTTCGTGCTGCTGTAATGGATATGTCTATCATTCCTATGATTTGTGGTTCAGCTTTCAAAAATAAAGGAGTTCAGTTTTTATTAGATGCAGTATGTCGTTATTTACCTTCACCGGTTGATAAAGATGCTATTGTTGGTACTGACCCTAATACAGGAGACGAGGTTTCTCGTAAACCAGATGCAAAAGAGCCTTTCTCTGCATTAGCATTTAAAATTGCTACAGATCCTTTCGTAGGACGTTTAGCATTTTTCCGTGCGTATTCAGGACGTTTAGATGCAGGTTCTTATGTGTTAAATAATCGTTCAGGTAAAAAAGAGCGTATTTCACGTATCTATCAAATGCATTCTAATAAACAAAATGCTATAGAGTATATCGAAGCAGGTGATATTGGAGCGGCTGTAGGATTTAAATCTATCAAAACAGGTGATACTTTATCTGATGAGAAAAATCCAATTGTTTTAGAATCTATGGACTTCCCAGATCCAGTAATTGGTATTGCAGTGGAGCCAAAAACTAAAGCAGATGTAGATAAATTAGGTATTGCTTTAGGTAAGTTAGCTGAAGAGGATCCTACATTTACTGTAAGAACTGATGAAGCTTCAGGTCAAACAATTATTTCTGGAATGGGTGAGTTACACCTTGATATTATTGTAGATCGTTTAAAGCGTGAGTTCAAGGTTGAAGTAAATGAAGGTCAACCACAAGTAGAATACAAAGAAGCTATTACAGCTGCTGCAGAGCACAGAGAAGTTTACAAGAAGCAATCTGGTGGTCGTGGTAAGTTTGCTGATATTGTATTTACAATGGAGCCAGCGGACGAAGGTGTTCAAGGTTTACAATTTGAATCTGTGATTAAAGGAGGTAACGTACCTAAAGAATTTGTACCTTCTGTAGAAAAAGGATTCAAAGAAGCAATGAAAAATGGTCCTTTAGCTGGATACGAAATGGATTCAATGAAGATTACCTTAAGAGATGGATCTTTCCACCCGGTAGATTCTGATCAATTATCTTTCGAGTTAGCTGCAAAAATGGGTTATAAAGCTGCTGCAAAAGCTGCAAAAGCTAAAATAATGGAACCATTAATGAAGTTAGAAGTGTTAACTCCTGAGGAGAACATGGGAGATATTGTTGGGGATTTAAATAGAAGACGTGGTCAAGTTTCAGACATGAGTGATCGTGCAGGTTCTAAAGTTGTAAAAGCATTAGTGCCATTATCTGAAATGTTTGGTTATGTTACAGCTTTAAGAACAATGTCTTCTGGTAGAGCAACATCTACAATGGAGTTTTCTCACTATGCAGAAACACCATCAAATGTTTCAGAAGAAGTAATCGCTAACGCTAAAGGTTAA
- the rplW gene encoding 50S ribosomal protein L23 gives MSILIKPIITEKATNDSEVFNRYAFVVNKRANKLEIKGAVEAAYGVAVDSVRTMNHPAERKTKYTKKGLVSGLTSGYKKAIVQLAEGETIDFYNNL, from the coding sequence ATGAGTATTTTAATTAAACCTATTATTACGGAAAAAGCTACAAACGATAGCGAAGTATTTAATCGTTATGCATTTGTTGTAAATAAAAGAGCTAACAAATTAGAAATCAAAGGTGCTGTTGAAGCAGCTTATGGTGTAGCAGTTGACTCTGTAAGAACTATGAATCATCCAGCAGAAAGAAAAACTAAATACACTAAAAAAGGTTTAGTTTCTGGATTAACTAGTGGTTACAAGAAAGCAATTGTACAGTTAGCAGAAGGTGAAACAATTGATTTTTATAACAATCTTTAA